One stretch of Harmonia axyridis chromosome 1, icHarAxyr1.1, whole genome shotgun sequence DNA includes these proteins:
- the LOC123688899 gene encoding stromal membrane-associated protein 1 isoform X3, with protein MNCEMNSKIEKDKAKQLQEKCQSVLNSLLRDEDNKYCVDCDSKGPRWASWNIGVFLCIRCAGIHRNLGVHISRVKSVNLDTWTPEQVVSLQQMGNSRARAVYEANLPDSFRRPQNDSNLESFIRAKYEHKKYIAREWVPAPLPKINWEKEIEEEMEKQKRKTKTVLEKKPLPAVEVPQLPKPKNPSPKPNRIINTEKADHDLLVAQNGEDFSGFFSSVPKPEEAKEEVKTDIKSEEESFFNQTLPTEKEKVQLSKDSIMKLYSSMPMNNFNQFHNPLGQPAYQANIPVQNSFQNFGCFPQQAYPIQNGMAPQYSGQQFANQCISQQFPLPNQMQVPSNLQMTMSNQLSHFGQNYQPPQSSFPPNQPNSFAGSQTLNQQFGKMNLNGQPSSNTMPGMTTNIWP; from the exons tgaaatgaattcaaaaattgaaaaagataaAGCCAAACAACTGCAAGAGAAATGCCAATCCGTTCTCAATAGTCTGTTAAGAGATGAAGATAACAAATATTGTGTTGACTGCGACTCGAAAG gaCCAAGATGGGCTTCTTGGAATATAGGGGTATTCCTATGCATAAGATGTGCAGGTATCCATAGGAACTTGGGTGTGCATATTTCAAGAGTTAAATCAGTGAATCTAGATACTTGGACTCCAGAACAAGTAGTATCTCTCCAACAAATGGGAAATTCAAGAGCAAGAGCTGTATATGAAGCTAATTTGCCTGATAGTTTTCGAAGACctcaaaatgattcaaatttggagTCTTTTATTCGGGCTAAATATGAGCACAAAAAGTATATTGCAAGAGAATGGGTCCCAGCTCCATTACCTAAG ATAAATTGGgaaaaagaaattgaagaagagaTGGAAAAACAGAAACGCAAAACAAAAACTGTACTTGAGAAGAAACCTCTACCAGCTGTGGAAGTTCCTCAACTGCCGAAGCCCAAAAACCCAAGTCCTAAACCAAACAGAATAATTAATACTGAAAAAGCAGACCATGACTTACTTGTAGCCCAGAATGGAGAAGATTTCAGTGGCTTCTTTTCTTCCGTTCCAAAACCTGAAGAAGCGAAGGAAGAAGTGAAAACTGATATTAAAAGCGAAGAAGaaagttttttcaatcaaaCACTACCAACTGAGAAAGAAAAAGTACAGCTGTCTAAAGATAGCATTATGAAGCTGTATTCTTCCATGCcgatgaataatttcaaccagtTTCATAATCCTCTAGGTCAACCTGCCTATCAGGCCAATATACCAGTTCAAAATTCCTTCCAAAATTTTGGATGCTTTCCTCAACAAGCCTATCCCATACAAAACGGAATGGCCCCCCAATATTCTGGACAGCAATTTGCCAACCAATGCATAAGTCAGCAGTTTCCCCTCCCAAACCAAATGCAGGTCCCG AGCAATCTTCAGATGACCATGTCAAATCAACTGAGTCATTTTGGACAGAACTACCAACCTCCGCAATCCTCTTTCCCGCCAAATCAGCCAAATTCATTTGCTGGGTCACAAACTCTTAACCAACAATTTGGAAAGATGAATCTTAATGGTCAACCGTCAAGCAATACTATGCCTGGCATGACTACAAATATATGGCCCTAA
- the LOC123688899 gene encoding stromal membrane-associated protein 1 isoform X1, with product MNCEMNSKIEKDKAKQLQEKCQSVLNSLLRDEDNKYCVDCDSKGPRWASWNIGVFLCIRCAGIHRNLGVHISRVKSVNLDTWTPEQVVSLQQMGNSRARAVYEANLPDSFRRPQNDSNLESFIRAKYEHKKYIAREWVPAPLPKINWEKEIEEEMEKQKRKTKTVLEKKPLPAVEVPQLPKPKNPSPKPNRIINTEKADHDLLVAQNGEDFSGFFSSVPKPEEAKEEVKTDIKSEEESFFNQTLPTEKEKVQLSKDSIMKLYSSMPMNNFNQFHNPLGQPAYQANIPVQNSFQNFGCFPQQAYPIQNGMAPQYSGQQFANQCISQQFPLPNQMQVPVGHMTHPPFQVPQNQFTNFQSNLQMTMSNQLSHFGQNYQPPQSSFPPNQPNSFAGSQTLNQQFGKMNLNGQPSSNTMPGMTTNIWP from the exons tgaaatgaattcaaaaattgaaaaagataaAGCCAAACAACTGCAAGAGAAATGCCAATCCGTTCTCAATAGTCTGTTAAGAGATGAAGATAACAAATATTGTGTTGACTGCGACTCGAAAG gaCCAAGATGGGCTTCTTGGAATATAGGGGTATTCCTATGCATAAGATGTGCAGGTATCCATAGGAACTTGGGTGTGCATATTTCAAGAGTTAAATCAGTGAATCTAGATACTTGGACTCCAGAACAAGTAGTATCTCTCCAACAAATGGGAAATTCAAGAGCAAGAGCTGTATATGAAGCTAATTTGCCTGATAGTTTTCGAAGACctcaaaatgattcaaatttggagTCTTTTATTCGGGCTAAATATGAGCACAAAAAGTATATTGCAAGAGAATGGGTCCCAGCTCCATTACCTAAG ATAAATTGGgaaaaagaaattgaagaagagaTGGAAAAACAGAAACGCAAAACAAAAACTGTACTTGAGAAGAAACCTCTACCAGCTGTGGAAGTTCCTCAACTGCCGAAGCCCAAAAACCCAAGTCCTAAACCAAACAGAATAATTAATACTGAAAAAGCAGACCATGACTTACTTGTAGCCCAGAATGGAGAAGATTTCAGTGGCTTCTTTTCTTCCGTTCCAAAACCTGAAGAAGCGAAGGAAGAAGTGAAAACTGATATTAAAAGCGAAGAAGaaagttttttcaatcaaaCACTACCAACTGAGAAAGAAAAAGTACAGCTGTCTAAAGATAGCATTATGAAGCTGTATTCTTCCATGCcgatgaataatttcaaccagtTTCATAATCCTCTAGGTCAACCTGCCTATCAGGCCAATATACCAGTTCAAAATTCCTTCCAAAATTTTGGATGCTTTCCTCAACAAGCCTATCCCATACAAAACGGAATGGCCCCCCAATATTCTGGACAGCAATTTGCCAACCAATGCATAAGTCAGCAGTTTCCCCTCCCAAACCAAATGCAGGTCCCGGTAGGTCACATGACCCATCCTCCTTTTCAAGTTCCACAAAATCAGTTCACAAATTTTCAGAGCAATCTTCAGATGACCATGTCAAATCAACTGAGTCATTTTGGACAGAACTACCAACCTCCGCAATCCTCTTTCCCGCCAAATCAGCCAAATTCATTTGCTGGGTCACAAACTCTTAACCAACAATTTGGAAAGATGAATCTTAATGGTCAACCGTCAAGCAATACTATGCCTGGCATGACTACAAATATATGGCCCTAA
- the LOC123688899 gene encoding stromal membrane-associated protein 1 isoform X2 — protein MNSKIEKDKAKQLQEKCQSVLNSLLRDEDNKYCVDCDSKGPRWASWNIGVFLCIRCAGIHRNLGVHISRVKSVNLDTWTPEQVVSLQQMGNSRARAVYEANLPDSFRRPQNDSNLESFIRAKYEHKKYIAREWVPAPLPKINWEKEIEEEMEKQKRKTKTVLEKKPLPAVEVPQLPKPKNPSPKPNRIINTEKADHDLLVAQNGEDFSGFFSSVPKPEEAKEEVKTDIKSEEESFFNQTLPTEKEKVQLSKDSIMKLYSSMPMNNFNQFHNPLGQPAYQANIPVQNSFQNFGCFPQQAYPIQNGMAPQYSGQQFANQCISQQFPLPNQMQVPVGHMTHPPFQVPQNQFTNFQSNLQMTMSNQLSHFGQNYQPPQSSFPPNQPNSFAGSQTLNQQFGKMNLNGQPSSNTMPGMTTNIWP, from the exons atgaattcaaaaattgaaaaagataaAGCCAAACAACTGCAAGAGAAATGCCAATCCGTTCTCAATAGTCTGTTAAGAGATGAAGATAACAAATATTGTGTTGACTGCGACTCGAAAG gaCCAAGATGGGCTTCTTGGAATATAGGGGTATTCCTATGCATAAGATGTGCAGGTATCCATAGGAACTTGGGTGTGCATATTTCAAGAGTTAAATCAGTGAATCTAGATACTTGGACTCCAGAACAAGTAGTATCTCTCCAACAAATGGGAAATTCAAGAGCAAGAGCTGTATATGAAGCTAATTTGCCTGATAGTTTTCGAAGACctcaaaatgattcaaatttggagTCTTTTATTCGGGCTAAATATGAGCACAAAAAGTATATTGCAAGAGAATGGGTCCCAGCTCCATTACCTAAG ATAAATTGGgaaaaagaaattgaagaagagaTGGAAAAACAGAAACGCAAAACAAAAACTGTACTTGAGAAGAAACCTCTACCAGCTGTGGAAGTTCCTCAACTGCCGAAGCCCAAAAACCCAAGTCCTAAACCAAACAGAATAATTAATACTGAAAAAGCAGACCATGACTTACTTGTAGCCCAGAATGGAGAAGATTTCAGTGGCTTCTTTTCTTCCGTTCCAAAACCTGAAGAAGCGAAGGAAGAAGTGAAAACTGATATTAAAAGCGAAGAAGaaagttttttcaatcaaaCACTACCAACTGAGAAAGAAAAAGTACAGCTGTCTAAAGATAGCATTATGAAGCTGTATTCTTCCATGCcgatgaataatttcaaccagtTTCATAATCCTCTAGGTCAACCTGCCTATCAGGCCAATATACCAGTTCAAAATTCCTTCCAAAATTTTGGATGCTTTCCTCAACAAGCCTATCCCATACAAAACGGAATGGCCCCCCAATATTCTGGACAGCAATTTGCCAACCAATGCATAAGTCAGCAGTTTCCCCTCCCAAACCAAATGCAGGTCCCGGTAGGTCACATGACCCATCCTCCTTTTCAAGTTCCACAAAATCAGTTCACAAATTTTCAGAGCAATCTTCAGATGACCATGTCAAATCAACTGAGTCATTTTGGACAGAACTACCAACCTCCGCAATCCTCTTTCCCGCCAAATCAGCCAAATTCATTTGCTGGGTCACAAACTCTTAACCAACAATTTGGAAAGATGAATCTTAATGGTCAACCGTCAAGCAATACTATGCCTGGCATGACTACAAATATATGGCCCTAA
- the LOC123688899 gene encoding stromal membrane-associated protein 1 isoform X4, which yields MGNSRARAVYEANLPDSFRRPQNDSNLESFIRAKYEHKKYIAREWVPAPLPKINWEKEIEEEMEKQKRKTKTVLEKKPLPAVEVPQLPKPKNPSPKPNRIINTEKADHDLLVAQNGEDFSGFFSSVPKPEEAKEEVKTDIKSEEESFFNQTLPTEKEKVQLSKDSIMKLYSSMPMNNFNQFHNPLGQPAYQANIPVQNSFQNFGCFPQQAYPIQNGMAPQYSGQQFANQCISQQFPLPNQMQVPVGHMTHPPFQVPQNQFTNFQSNLQMTMSNQLSHFGQNYQPPQSSFPPNQPNSFAGSQTLNQQFGKMNLNGQPSSNTMPGMTTNIWP from the exons ATGGGAAATTCAAGAGCAAGAGCTGTATATGAAGCTAATTTGCCTGATAGTTTTCGAAGACctcaaaatgattcaaatttggagTCTTTTATTCGGGCTAAATATGAGCACAAAAAGTATATTGCAAGAGAATGGGTCCCAGCTCCATTACCTAAG ATAAATTGGgaaaaagaaattgaagaagagaTGGAAAAACAGAAACGCAAAACAAAAACTGTACTTGAGAAGAAACCTCTACCAGCTGTGGAAGTTCCTCAACTGCCGAAGCCCAAAAACCCAAGTCCTAAACCAAACAGAATAATTAATACTGAAAAAGCAGACCATGACTTACTTGTAGCCCAGAATGGAGAAGATTTCAGTGGCTTCTTTTCTTCCGTTCCAAAACCTGAAGAAGCGAAGGAAGAAGTGAAAACTGATATTAAAAGCGAAGAAGaaagttttttcaatcaaaCACTACCAACTGAGAAAGAAAAAGTACAGCTGTCTAAAGATAGCATTATGAAGCTGTATTCTTCCATGCcgatgaataatttcaaccagtTTCATAATCCTCTAGGTCAACCTGCCTATCAGGCCAATATACCAGTTCAAAATTCCTTCCAAAATTTTGGATGCTTTCCTCAACAAGCCTATCCCATACAAAACGGAATGGCCCCCCAATATTCTGGACAGCAATTTGCCAACCAATGCATAAGTCAGCAGTTTCCCCTCCCAAACCAAATGCAGGTCCCGGTAGGTCACATGACCCATCCTCCTTTTCAAGTTCCACAAAATCAGTTCACAAATTTTCAGAGCAATCTTCAGATGACCATGTCAAATCAACTGAGTCATTTTGGACAGAACTACCAACCTCCGCAATCCTCTTTCCCGCCAAATCAGCCAAATTCATTTGCTGGGTCACAAACTCTTAACCAACAATTTGGAAAGATGAATCTTAATGGTCAACCGTCAAGCAATACTATGCCTGGCATGACTACAAATATATGGCCCTAA
- the LOC123688900 gene encoding replication factor C subunit 3 has product MSLLWCDKYRPKDFSKLDFHKEQGSGLKSLTKDGDFPHLLIYGPMGAGKKTRIMCILKELYGPGVERLRSETMSFTTPSNKKLEIGTVNSNYHIEVNPSDVGIYDRVVIMNIIKNVAQTQQLDITGQKSFKVVVLTDVDALTKDAQHALRRTMEKYISNCRLILCATSISRVIPAIRSRCLCVRIPAPSAEEIVDIIKKTAALEDVALPDKLAERIAVLSERNLRRALLMTEACKVESDGKLSPDQRISEPDWQIMIRETARLIVKEQSIAQLKKVREHLYELICRGIPSEIIFKTLLDELLQQCNLGLTAEILENAAHYEHQMVQGNKEIFHLEAFVAKCMYLYQNVLEEMKCDF; this is encoded by the exons ATGAGTCTTCTTTGGTGTGATAAATACCGGCCAAAGGATTTCTCTAAACTAGATTTCCACAAGGAACAAGGTTCTGGATTAAAAAGTTTAACAAAAGATGGGGATTTTCCTCATTTACTTATTTATGGCCCCATGGGGGCTGGCAAGAAAACAAGAATAATGTGCATTTTGAAAGAATTATATGGCCCAGGTGTAGAAAGGCTTCGCAGTGAAACAATGAGTTTCACAACTCCATCTAATAAAAAACTCGAGATTGGAACTGTTAACAGTAATTATCATATTGAAGTGAATCCTTCTGATGTTGGTATATATGACAGAGTAGTAATAATGAACATAATTAAAAATGTAGCACAAACCCAGCAGTTAGATATTACAGGTCAGAAATCATTCAAAGTTGTGGTACTGACTGATGTGGATGCACTCACTAAAGATGCTCAACATGCACTTAGACGAActatggaaaaatatatttcaaactgTAGATTGATTTTATGTGCTACTTCTATATCTAGGGTCATACCTGCAATCAGATCAAG GTGCTTATGCGTGAGAATTCCAGCACCATCTGCAGAGGAAATAGttgatattattaaaaaaacagCAGCATTAGAAGATGTAGCTCTCCCAGATAAATTAGCAGAGAGAATAGCAGTTCTATCAgaaagaaatttaagaagagCATTACTAATGACTGAGGCTTGTAAAGTAGAATCTGATGGGAAGCTATCACCAGATCAAAGAATATCTGAACCTGATTGGCAAATAATGATACGTGAAACAGCACGTTTAATCGTTAAAGAACAAAGCATAGCTCAATTGAAAAAAGTGAGGGAACATCTTTATGAACTAATATGTAGAGGAATACCATCTGAGATCATCTTCAAAACCTTGCTTGATGAGTTATTGCAACAATGTAATTTGGGATTGACGgcagaaattttagaaaatGCAGCACATTATGAACATCAAATGGTCCAAGGAAACAAGGAAATCTTTCATTTAGAAGCTTTTGTTGCCAAGTGTATGTATCTCTATCAGAATGTATTGGAAGAAATGAAATGTGATTTttaa